From Streptomyces zhihengii, the proteins below share one genomic window:
- a CDS encoding ATP-binding protein, whose protein sequence is MPVATRPSEAEEPAVRKLYRSADGRLLGGVARGLAGHLGLPVIWVRLVFLLLFMADGLGALPYAVFWIVVPLGVGGRGAQGRTLFEVSPDGRRRLRKPDKGQLLALGALFVGGAIFVDNLERNSSNRYVVPILLIGAGVVLVWRQADNARRASWTPPASGAGPRRLIPLVRVLAGVGLAVTGLTVFVVVRGSAAQLGSVLTAVIAVVAGVALLAGPWLVRMTQDLSEERTMRIRAQERAEVAAHVHDSVLHTLTLIQRNAEDPGEVRRLARAQERELRNWLYRPEGTGKDDEEEPDSLAEAVKRTAAEVEDKHGVPVEVVVVGDCPLDERLTAQMQAAREAMVNAAKYGGSGGAVQVFAEVEPRSVFVSVRDRGPGFDLDAVPGDRMGVRESIIGRMQRNGGTARLRAVPGGGTEVELEMERADG, encoded by the coding sequence ATGCCAGTCGCCACCCGTCCGTCCGAGGCCGAAGAGCCGGCGGTCCGCAAGCTGTACCGCAGCGCCGACGGGCGGCTGCTCGGCGGTGTCGCGCGCGGTCTCGCCGGACATCTGGGACTGCCGGTCATCTGGGTGCGCCTGGTGTTCCTGCTGCTGTTCATGGCGGACGGGCTGGGCGCCCTGCCGTACGCCGTGTTCTGGATCGTCGTCCCGCTCGGCGTCGGCGGGCGCGGGGCGCAGGGCCGCACCCTCTTCGAGGTCTCGCCCGACGGCCGGCGGCGGCTGCGCAAGCCGGACAAGGGCCAACTGCTCGCGCTCGGCGCGCTGTTCGTCGGCGGCGCGATCTTCGTCGACAACCTGGAGCGCAACAGCAGCAACCGCTACGTCGTCCCGATCCTGCTGATCGGCGCGGGCGTGGTACTGGTCTGGCGGCAGGCGGACAACGCCCGCCGGGCGAGCTGGACACCGCCGGCGTCCGGGGCCGGGCCGCGCCGTCTGATCCCGCTGGTGCGGGTCCTCGCCGGTGTCGGTCTCGCGGTGACGGGGCTGACCGTCTTCGTGGTGGTGCGCGGCTCGGCCGCGCAGCTCGGCTCCGTCCTGACCGCCGTGATCGCCGTCGTGGCCGGTGTGGCCCTGCTCGCCGGCCCCTGGCTGGTGCGGATGACCCAGGACCTCTCCGAGGAGCGGACCATGCGCATCCGGGCCCAGGAACGGGCCGAGGTCGCCGCCCATGTGCACGACTCCGTCCTGCACACCCTCACCCTGATCCAGCGCAACGCCGAGGACCCCGGCGAGGTGCGCCGCCTCGCCCGCGCGCAGGAGCGCGAGCTGCGGAACTGGCTCTACCGCCCCGAGGGAACGGGCAAGGACGACGAGGAGGAGCCGGACTCGCTCGCCGAGGCGGTGAAGCGGACCGCCGCCGAGGTCGAGGACAAGCACGGTGTGCCCGTCGAGGTGGTCGTCGTCGGCGACTGCCCGCTGGACGAACGCCTGACGGCACAGATGCAGGCCGCGCGCGAAGCGATGGTCAACGCCGCCAAGTACGGTGGTTCGGGAGGCGCGGTCCAGGTCTTCGCCGAGGTCGAGCCCCGTTCGGTGTTCGTCTCCGTCCGGGACCGGGGGCCGGGATTCGACCTGGACGCGGTGCCCGGTGACAGGATGGGCGTAAGAGAATCGATCATCGGCCGGATGCAGCGCAACGGCGGTACGGCACGGCTCCGCGCGGTGCCCGGCGGGGGGACCGAGGTGGAGCTCGAGATGGAGAGGGCTGACGGATGA
- a CDS encoding PspC domain-containing protein translates to MSQPTTAPPLPPQEPDGQQPLRRTPRSKMVAGVCGGLGRHCDVDPVIFRIVVAVLSATGGVGLIFYGFAWLLVPADDEDENEFRRMLTGRVDRAALSAVLLALLGSGLLLTTLSNADMLAFASMLSLAGAGVAVWSLRRRAASPDGAPLDPVTAQTVAEAPPETKAPPSPDAPSWWRDPILKDGTTGPVAAGYLWGPEDAVASGPGARDRGRRPAAPAQPWGRRGIGGAVVALAIVAGAVGTVASWDGRPLGASLQIGLVAALAVLGAGLVVSSVVGRTGFGTVLLTTVTACLLAGASALPENISTTFGERTWRPASAAALAPSHELGSGSATLDLGAVEVPPGTTVSTRAEVGLGLLRVVVPRDATVVLDAEVGFGDVRLPPGTAGGAAGPDLTVRETLAPPKGTEPAGRLELKLDVSFGQVEVDRVAP, encoded by the coding sequence ATGAGCCAGCCGACCACCGCGCCACCCCTCCCGCCGCAGGAGCCGGACGGGCAGCAGCCGCTGCGCCGCACCCCGCGCTCCAAGATGGTGGCGGGCGTCTGCGGCGGGCTCGGCCGCCACTGCGACGTGGACCCGGTGATCTTCCGCATCGTGGTCGCCGTGCTCTCCGCGACCGGCGGCGTCGGGCTGATCTTCTACGGCTTCGCGTGGCTGCTGGTCCCCGCGGACGACGAGGACGAGAACGAGTTCCGCCGGATGCTGACCGGGCGGGTCGACCGCGCCGCGCTGAGCGCCGTCCTGCTCGCCCTGCTCGGCAGCGGACTGCTGCTCACCACGCTGAGCAACGCGGACATGCTCGCCTTCGCTTCCATGCTGTCGCTGGCCGGCGCCGGGGTCGCCGTGTGGTCGCTGCGCCGCAGGGCCGCCTCGCCGGACGGCGCCCCGCTGGACCCGGTGACCGCCCAGACGGTGGCCGAGGCCCCGCCCGAGACCAAGGCCCCGCCCTCCCCCGACGCCCCCTCGTGGTGGCGCGACCCGATCCTGAAGGACGGCACCACGGGGCCGGTGGCGGCCGGCTACCTGTGGGGCCCCGAGGACGCCGTCGCCTCCGGGCCCGGCGCACGCGACCGGGGCCGCCGCCCGGCGGCGCCCGCGCAGCCCTGGGGACGGCGCGGCATCGGCGGCGCGGTCGTCGCCCTGGCGATCGTCGCGGGGGCGGTGGGCACGGTGGCCAGCTGGGACGGCCGGCCGCTGGGCGCCAGCCTCCAGATCGGCCTGGTCGCCGCCCTGGCCGTGCTCGGCGCCGGTCTCGTGGTGAGCAGCGTCGTCGGCCGCACCGGCTTCGGCACCGTCCTGCTGACCACGGTGACCGCCTGTCTGCTGGCGGGCGCCTCGGCCCTGCCGGAGAACATCAGCACCACCTTCGGCGAACGGACCTGGCGGCCCGCGTCGGCCGCCGCCCTGGCGCCCTCCCACGAGCTGGGCTCGGGCTCCGCCACCCTGGACCTCGGGGCCGTGGAGGTGCCGCCCGGCACCACGGTGTCCACCCGCGCCGAGGTCGGCCTCGGCCTGCTCCGGGTCGTGGTGCCCCGCGACGCCACGGTGGTGCTGGACGCCGAGGTCGGCTTCGGGGACGTCCGGCTGCCCCCGGGGACGGCGGGCGGCGCCGCGGGACCGGACCTGACGGTGCGCGAGACCCTGGCACCGCCCAAGGGCACCGAGCCCGCGGGGAGGCTGGAACTGAAGCTGGACGTGAGCTTCGGACAGGTGGAGGTGGACCGTGTCGCACCATGA
- a CDS encoding DoxX family protein — MTHSYRTASDDGVPGGGPRGWKAWATANALLPLRLFLGITFVYAGIDKLTDSAFMSASGPGSIGALMEGVRDSSAVPGLVDLALKSPEGFGYAIAFGELAVGIGTLVGLLARVAALGGALISLSLWLTVSWQSDPYYYGNDLAYLMAWLPLVLAGADRFSADAFLRARRRRTP, encoded by the coding sequence ATGACACACTCGTACCGGACGGCATCGGACGACGGCGTCCCCGGCGGCGGTCCGCGCGGCTGGAAGGCGTGGGCCACGGCGAACGCCCTGCTTCCGCTGCGGCTGTTCCTCGGCATCACCTTCGTCTACGCGGGCATCGACAAGCTGACCGACAGCGCGTTCATGTCGGCGTCCGGCCCCGGTTCCATCGGCGCGCTGATGGAGGGGGTGCGGGACAGCTCCGCCGTGCCCGGTCTGGTCGACCTCGCGCTGAAGAGCCCGGAGGGCTTCGGCTACGCGATCGCCTTCGGTGAACTGGCCGTCGGCATCGGCACCCTCGTCGGGCTGCTGGCCCGGGTGGCCGCGCTCGGCGGCGCGCTGATCTCGCTGAGCCTGTGGCTCACCGTGAGCTGGCAGAGCGACCCGTACTACTACGGCAACGACCTGGCCTATCTGATGGCCTGGCTGCCGCTGGTGCTGGCCGGTGCCGACCGGTTCTCGGCCGACGCCTTCCTGCGGGCCCGGCGGCGCCGCACACCGTAG
- the guaA gene encoding glutamine-hydrolyzing GMP synthase, whose translation MSSASPAAAPASNPDTVLVVDFGAQYAQLIARRVREARVYSEIVPSTMPVEEMLARNPRAIILSGGPSSVYAEGAPRLDRAIFEAGVPVFGMCYGFQLMATTLGGTVDNTGAREYGRTPLHVSKPGSTLFEGTPAEQPVWMSHGDACSAAPEGFTVTASTDVVPVAAFENDEKKLYGVQYHPEVLHSTHGQQVLEHFLYRGAGIEPTWTTGNVIEEQVEAIRAQVGTKRAICGLSGGVDSAVAAALVQKAIGSQLTCVYVDHGLMRKGETEQVEKDFVASTGVNLKVVDAQERFLAALAGVSDPETKRKIIGREFIRVFEQAQAEIVAEGAADGEQVAFLVQGTLYPDVVESGGGTGTANIKSHHNVGGLPEDLEFELVEPLRQLFKDEVRMVGQELGLPDEIVQRQPFPGPGLGIRIVGEVTRERLDLLREADAIAREELTAAGLDREIWQCPVVLLADVRSVGVQGDGRTYGHPIVLRPVSSEDAMTADWTRMPYEVLARISTRITNEVADVNRVVLDVTSKPPGTIEWE comes from the coding sequence GTGTCATCAGCGTCTCCCGCTGCCGCGCCCGCATCCAACCCGGACACCGTCCTCGTTGTCGACTTCGGCGCCCAGTACGCACAGCTCATCGCCCGCCGCGTCCGCGAGGCCCGGGTCTACAGCGAGATCGTCCCGTCCACGATGCCCGTGGAGGAGATGCTGGCCAGGAACCCCCGAGCGATCATCCTGTCCGGCGGCCCGTCGTCGGTGTACGCGGAGGGCGCCCCGCGCCTCGACCGCGCGATCTTCGAGGCCGGTGTCCCGGTCTTCGGCATGTGCTACGGCTTCCAGCTGATGGCGACCACCCTCGGCGGCACCGTCGACAACACCGGCGCCCGTGAGTACGGCCGGACCCCGCTGCACGTCAGCAAGCCCGGCTCCACCCTCTTCGAGGGCACCCCGGCCGAGCAGCCGGTGTGGATGTCGCACGGCGACGCCTGCTCCGCCGCTCCGGAGGGCTTCACCGTCACCGCCTCCACCGACGTGGTCCCGGTCGCCGCGTTCGAGAACGACGAGAAGAAGCTCTACGGCGTCCAGTACCACCCCGAGGTTCTGCACTCCACCCACGGCCAGCAGGTCCTGGAGCACTTCCTCTACCGCGGCGCCGGCATCGAGCCGACCTGGACCACCGGGAACGTCATCGAGGAGCAGGTCGAGGCCATCCGCGCCCAGGTCGGCACCAAGCGCGCCATCTGCGGCCTGTCCGGCGGCGTCGACTCCGCGGTGGCCGCCGCGCTCGTCCAGAAGGCCATCGGCTCCCAGCTCACCTGCGTGTACGTCGACCACGGTCTGATGCGCAAGGGCGAGACCGAGCAGGTCGAGAAGGACTTCGTCGCCTCCACCGGCGTCAACCTCAAGGTCGTCGACGCGCAGGAGCGCTTCCTGGCCGCGCTCGCCGGCGTCTCCGACCCGGAGACCAAGCGCAAGATCATCGGCCGTGAGTTCATCCGGGTCTTCGAGCAGGCGCAGGCCGAGATCGTCGCCGAGGGCGCCGCCGACGGCGAGCAGGTCGCCTTCCTCGTGCAGGGCACCCTCTACCCGGACGTCGTCGAGTCCGGCGGCGGCACCGGCACCGCCAACATCAAGTCCCACCACAACGTCGGCGGTCTGCCCGAGGACCTGGAGTTCGAGCTCGTCGAGCCGCTGCGCCAGCTCTTCAAGGACGAGGTCCGGATGGTCGGCCAGGAGCTCGGCCTGCCCGACGAGATCGTCCAGCGCCAGCCGTTCCCCGGCCCCGGCCTCGGCATCCGGATCGTCGGCGAGGTCACCCGCGAGCGCCTGGACCTGCTGCGGGAGGCCGACGCCATCGCCCGCGAGGAGCTCACCGCGGCCGGTCTGGACCGCGAGATCTGGCAGTGCCCGGTCGTGCTGCTCGCCGATGTGCGCAGCGTCGGCGTCCAGGGCGACGGCCGCACCTACGGCCACCCGATCGTGCTGCGCCCGGTCTCGTCCGAGGACGCCATGACCGCGGACTGGACGCGGATGCCGTACGAGGTGCTGGCCCGCATCTCGACCCGGATCACCAACGAGGTGGCCGATGTGAACCGCGTCGTGCTGGACGTCACCAGCAAGCCGCCGGGCACCATCGAGTGGGAGTGA
- a CDS encoding chorismate mutase, with the protein MTEVTDRTGARTDGAAQLITGARERIDALDDRIIGLIQERMAVSAVIQDARITSGGRRVNLAREMEVLAHYRDALGKPGTSLAMTMLELCRGRI; encoded by the coding sequence GTGACCGAGGTAACCGACAGGACCGGCGCCCGCACCGACGGAGCGGCCCAGCTGATCACCGGCGCCCGTGAGCGCATCGACGCGCTCGACGACCGGATCATCGGCCTGATCCAGGAACGCATGGCGGTCTCGGCCGTCATCCAGGACGCGCGCATCACCTCCGGCGGACGCCGGGTGAACCTGGCCCGCGAGATGGAGGTCCTCGCCCACTACCGGGACGCCCTCGGCAAGCCGGGCACCTCCCTCGCGATGACGATGCTGGAGCTGTGCCGCGGCCGCATCTGA
- a CDS encoding GMC family oxidoreductase produces the protein MSEVPPARNQDTDDDAYDYDVLVVGSGFGGSVSALRLSEKGYRVGVLEAGRRFTRESLPKNSWDLRNYLWAPALGLFGIQRIHLLGNVMVLAGAGVGGGSLNYANTLYVPPAPFFNDPQWKDITDWQDELAPYYDQARRMLGVRLNPTMTPSDVHLKATAQAMGVGDSFHMAPVGVFFGDGDDADGAARARPGQEVADPYFGGAGPARKACTECGECMTGCRHGAKNTLNENYLYLAEKAGAEVHPMTSVVSLAEDGRGGFAVRTLPSDKRRKGRGRTFTARRVVVAAGTYGTQTLLHRMKDTGLLPRLSARLGELTRTNSEALVGAQTDNRRYRRRHGTEKVDFTRGVAITSSIHPDADTHIEPVRYGRGSNAMGGMTVLQVPYRVKGRVAGWFGNMARHPWLAVRALSNRRWSERTIIGLVMQSLDNSLTTYRKPKGLGKGLLTARQGHGAPNPTQIPEATRAATLLAEEINGFPGSNIGEVMGTPLTAHFLGGCPIGADAASGVIDPYHRLYGHPGITVVDGSAVSANLGVNPSLTITAQAERAMSFWPNKGEADPRPEQGTVYERLAPVTPRTPAVPAEAFGALRLPFLGMPAVPPRKAAQAQAGSPLPEPVQKEPAREASQREA, from the coding sequence ATGTCCGAGGTACCCCCTGCCCGAAACCAGGACACGGACGACGACGCGTACGACTACGACGTGCTCGTCGTGGGCTCCGGCTTCGGCGGTTCCGTCTCCGCCCTGCGGCTGTCGGAGAAGGGCTACCGGGTCGGTGTGCTGGAGGCCGGGCGGCGCTTCACCCGCGAGTCGCTGCCGAAGAACTCCTGGGACCTGCGCAACTACCTGTGGGCGCCCGCGCTCGGCCTCTTCGGCATCCAGCGCATCCATCTGCTCGGCAATGTGATGGTGCTGGCGGGCGCGGGCGTCGGCGGCGGTTCGCTCAACTACGCCAACACCCTCTACGTGCCGCCCGCGCCGTTCTTCAACGACCCGCAGTGGAAGGACATCACGGACTGGCAGGACGAGCTGGCGCCGTACTACGACCAGGCCCGGCGGATGCTCGGCGTCCGGCTGAACCCGACGATGACGCCGTCGGACGTCCATCTGAAGGCGACCGCCCAGGCGATGGGCGTCGGGGACTCCTTCCACATGGCGCCCGTCGGCGTCTTCTTCGGGGACGGCGACGACGCCGACGGCGCGGCGAGGGCCCGGCCCGGCCAGGAGGTGGCGGACCCGTACTTCGGCGGCGCCGGCCCGGCGCGCAAGGCGTGCACCGAGTGCGGCGAGTGCATGACCGGGTGCCGCCACGGCGCGAAGAACACCCTCAACGAGAACTACCTCTACCTCGCCGAGAAGGCGGGCGCCGAGGTCCACCCGATGACCTCCGTCGTCTCGCTCGCCGAGGACGGCCGCGGCGGCTTCGCGGTGCGCACCCTGCCCAGCGACAAGCGCCGCAAGGGCAGGGGCCGGACGTTCACCGCCCGCCGGGTCGTCGTCGCGGCCGGCACCTACGGGACGCAGACCCTGCTGCACCGGATGAAGGACACCGGACTGCTGCCGCGCCTGTCCGCCCGGCTCGGCGAGCTGACCCGCACCAACTCCGAGGCGCTGGTGGGCGCCCAGACCGACAACCGGCGCTACCGCAGGCGCCACGGCACGGAGAAGGTCGACTTCACCCGCGGGGTCGCGATCACGTCCTCGATCCACCCGGACGCCGACACCCACATCGAGCCCGTCCGGTACGGGCGGGGTTCGAACGCCATGGGCGGCATGACCGTGCTCCAGGTGCCCTACCGGGTCAAGGGCCGGGTGGCGGGCTGGTTCGGCAACATGGCCCGGCACCCCTGGCTCGCCGTCCGCGCGCTGTCCAACCGGCGCTGGTCGGAGCGGACGATCATCGGGCTCGTCATGCAGTCGCTGGACAACTCGCTGACGACGTACCGCAAGCCGAAGGGCCTCGGCAAGGGCCTGCTCACCGCCCGCCAGGGCCACGGCGCGCCCAACCCGACGCAGATCCCCGAGGCCACGCGCGCCGCGACGCTGCTCGCCGAGGAGATCAACGGCTTCCCGGGCTCCAACATCGGCGAAGTGATGGGCACCCCGCTGACCGCGCACTTCCTCGGCGGCTGCCCGATCGGCGCGGACGCGGCGTCGGGTGTCATCGACCCCTACCACCGGCTGTACGGGCACCCGGGGATCACGGTGGTGGACGGCTCGGCCGTCTCCGCCAACCTCGGCGTCAATCCCTCGCTGACGATCACCGCGCAGGCGGAGCGGGCGATGTCCTTCTGGCCGAACAAGGGCGAGGCGGACCCGCGGCCGGAGCAGGGCACGGTGTACGAGCGGCTGGCGCCGGTGACGCCGCGGACGCCCGCGGTCCCGGCGGAGGCCTTCGGGGCGCTGCGGCTGCCGTTCCTCGGCATGCCGGCCGTGCCGCCGAGGAAGGCGGCACAGGCGCAGGCGGGGAGTCCGCTGCCGGAGCCGGTGCAGAAGGAGCCCGCGCGGGAGGCGTCGCAGCGGGAGGCCTGA
- a CDS encoding succinic semialdehyde dehydrogenase, whose translation MTDTQATATALGTNPIAAAPAGARTAADVVTPDLVARLTKGVAGSGRTVNHAPFTGEKLADLPESTPEDVAAAFGRARAAQRVWEATPVRARAAVLLRFHDLVLERQAEVLDLIQLETGKARLHAHEEVLAVAVSARHYGRRAPAYLRPKHHTGVVPVLTKTTELRQPRGVVGQIAPWNYPLELSVGDALPAFVSGNAVVMKPDTETALTALWARDLLIEAGLPAEVFQVVIGEGPVVGPEVVRHADYVSFTGSTRTGREVAQGAAARLVGVSLELGGKNAMLVLRDADVEKAAAGAVRACFSSAGQLCISIERLYVHESVADDFVARFAARTRAMRLGNSLAYGADMGSLVGARQLETVTRHVEEAVAKGATVVAGGVARPDIGPYFFEPTILDGVEAPMAVCGEETFGPVVAIYRFSDEDEVVELANATAYGLNSSVWTKDGRRGHAVAAKLRTGTVNINEGYAPAYGSVQAPMGGMKDSGLGRRHGSEGILKYTEAQTVAQQRLMPLAPSFGMDDEKYAKLMSLSLKAMKALRLR comes from the coding sequence ATGACGGACACGCAGGCCACCGCCACCGCCCTCGGTACCAATCCCATCGCCGCGGCTCCCGCCGGCGCGCGGACCGCCGCCGACGTCGTGACGCCCGATCTGGTCGCCCGGCTGACCAAGGGCGTGGCCGGCTCCGGCCGCACCGTGAACCACGCGCCATTCACCGGCGAGAAGCTGGCGGACCTGCCCGAGTCCACCCCCGAGGACGTGGCCGCCGCCTTCGGGCGCGCCCGGGCCGCCCAGCGGGTGTGGGAGGCCACGCCGGTCCGGGCGCGGGCCGCCGTCCTGCTGCGCTTCCACGACCTGGTGCTGGAGCGCCAGGCCGAGGTGCTCGACCTGATCCAGCTGGAGACGGGCAAGGCGCGGCTGCACGCCCACGAGGAAGTGCTGGCCGTCGCCGTCTCGGCCCGCCACTACGGCCGCAGGGCTCCCGCCTACCTGCGGCCCAAGCACCACACCGGGGTCGTCCCCGTCCTCACCAAGACCACCGAACTGCGCCAGCCGCGCGGGGTCGTGGGCCAGATCGCCCCCTGGAACTACCCGCTGGAGCTGTCCGTCGGCGACGCGCTGCCCGCCTTCGTCTCCGGCAACGCCGTCGTCATGAAGCCCGACACCGAGACCGCGCTGACCGCCCTGTGGGCGCGCGACCTGCTGATCGAGGCGGGCCTGCCGGCCGAGGTGTTCCAGGTCGTCATCGGCGAGGGCCCGGTCGTCGGACCGGAGGTCGTGCGGCACGCCGACTACGTCTCGTTCACCGGGTCCACCCGCACCGGCCGCGAGGTCGCCCAGGGCGCGGCCGCCCGCCTGGTGGGGGTCTCCCTCGAACTCGGCGGCAAGAACGCCATGCTGGTGCTGCGCGACGCCGATGTGGAGAAGGCCGCCGCCGGAGCCGTCCGGGCCTGCTTCTCCTCCGCCGGGCAGCTCTGCATCTCCATCGAGCGGCTCTATGTGCACGAGTCCGTCGCCGACGACTTCGTCGCCCGCTTCGCCGCCCGCACCCGGGCGATGCGCCTCGGCAACTCCCTCGCCTACGGCGCCGACATGGGCTCCCTGGTGGGCGCCCGCCAGCTGGAGACCGTCACCCGGCACGTCGAGGAGGCCGTCGCCAAGGGCGCGACCGTCGTCGCGGGCGGCGTCGCCCGTCCGGACATCGGCCCCTACTTCTTCGAGCCCACCATCCTCGACGGCGTCGAGGCGCCGATGGCGGTCTGCGGCGAGGAGACCTTCGGGCCCGTGGTCGCGATCTACCGCTTCTCCGACGAGGACGAGGTCGTCGAACTGGCCAACGCCACGGCCTACGGCCTCAATTCGAGCGTGTGGACCAAGGACGGCAGGCGGGGCCACGCGGTCGCGGCGAAGCTGCGCACCGGCACCGTCAACATCAACGAGGGCTACGCCCCCGCCTACGGAAGCGTCCAGGCGCCGATGGGCGGTATGAAGGACTCCGGCCTCGGCCGGCGCCACGGCTCCGAGGGAATCCTCAAGTACACCGAGGCGCAGACCGTCGCCCAGCAGCGGCTGATGCCGCTGGCACCGTCGTTCGGCATGGACGACGAGAAGTACGCGAAGCTCATGAGCCTCAGCCTGAAGGCGATGAAGGCCCTGCGCCTGCGCTGA
- a CDS encoding serine/threonine-protein kinase has translation MEHTHSTGTGLLLAGRYRLGESIGRGGMGKVWRAHDEVLHRVVAVKELTAGLYVAEADRLVLHARTQKEARAAARISHPGVVTVHDVLEHDNRPWIVMQYVDGPSLADAAKEPGAIDAVRAARIGLDVLRALRAAHAAGVLHRDIKPANVLLGEDGRALITDFGIAAIEGDSTITRTGEIVGSIDYLAPERVRGHDPGPASDLWSLGATLYTALEGESPFRRSSPLSTMQAVVSDEPPEPRRAQDLVPVIMALLRKDPAARPSVAETERMLTDVLEGRGSTATTRPVPAPRVTERAVYPPAATVPGHGGGGHGGGGFAPAYPGTGPAPAPGTGRLTAAAPASAPRRGARLRRLAVVVVAAAVIGAGAGFAVLQHAGDKDGGTGTGTGTGATPGVSAGAGGGTADPGGGPADPGGQAGSDVPEGWNRVEDPTGFVLWVPDGWVRQTDGDQIDYTPDNGRHRIRISVDPSPDFENPYMHMLDMEEGLAERLPRYERVKLRPNTFRDQTQSALWEFRWTERKEHPGPRRAIDQMYFGDNGTEYALYMSGPAEDWSETREQFDTMLRGWRPPPE, from the coding sequence GTGGAACACACTCACAGCACGGGCACGGGACTGCTGCTCGCGGGGCGCTACCGGCTCGGCGAGAGCATCGGCCGGGGCGGCATGGGCAAGGTCTGGCGCGCCCACGACGAAGTGCTCCACCGGGTCGTCGCCGTCAAGGAACTGACGGCGGGTCTGTACGTGGCCGAGGCGGACCGGCTGGTCCTGCACGCGCGCACCCAGAAGGAGGCGCGCGCCGCGGCGCGGATCAGCCACCCGGGTGTGGTCACCGTGCACGACGTGCTGGAGCACGACAACCGCCCGTGGATCGTCATGCAGTACGTCGACGGTCCCTCGCTCGCGGACGCGGCGAAGGAGCCCGGCGCCATCGACGCGGTGCGGGCGGCCCGGATCGGTCTGGACGTGCTGCGGGCGCTGCGCGCCGCGCACGCGGCCGGGGTGCTGCACCGGGACATCAAGCCCGCCAACGTCCTGCTCGGCGAGGACGGCCGGGCGCTGATCACGGACTTCGGGATCGCGGCGATAGAGGGCGACTCCACGATCACCCGGACCGGGGAGATCGTCGGATCGATCGACTACCTGGCCCCCGAGCGGGTGCGCGGTCACGACCCCGGCCCGGCGTCGGACCTGTGGTCGCTGGGCGCCACTCTGTACACGGCGCTGGAGGGCGAGTCGCCGTTCCGGCGGTCGTCGCCGCTGTCGACCATGCAGGCCGTGGTGTCCGACGAACCGCCGGAGCCCCGGCGGGCGCAGGACCTGGTCCCGGTCATCATGGCGCTGCTGCGGAAGGATCCGGCGGCCCGGCCGTCGGTCGCCGAGACGGAGCGCATGCTCACCGACGTGCTGGAGGGCCGGGGGTCCACGGCGACGACCCGGCCCGTGCCGGCGCCGCGGGTGACCGAGCGCGCGGTGTACCCGCCGGCCGCCACCGTGCCCGGGCACGGCGGGGGCGGGCACGGCGGGGGCGGATTCGCCCCCGCGTACCCCGGCACCGGGCCGGCACCAGCGCCCGGCACCGGACGGCTGACCGCCGCGGCGCCCGCTTCCGCGCCGCGGCGCGGGGCGCGACTGCGCCGGCTGGCGGTGGTCGTGGTGGCCGCCGCCGTGATCGGGGCGGGGGCCGGCTTCGCCGTGCTCCAGCACGCGGGCGACAAGGACGGCGGTACGGGTACGGGTACGGGTACGGGCGCCACGCCGGGCGTCTCCGCCGGCGCGGGCGGCGGGACGGCGGACCCGGGCGGCGGGCCTGCGGACCCGGGCGGGCAGGCCGGGTCGGACGTCCCCGAGGGCTGGAACCGGGTGGAGGACCCGACGGGCTTCGTCCTGTGGGTGCCGGACGGATGGGTCCGCCAGACCGACGGCGACCAGATCGACTACACCCCGGACAACGGCCGCCACCGCATCCGGATCAGCGTCGACCCCTCCCCGGACTTCGAGAACCCGTACATGCACATGCTCGACATGGAGGAGGGGCTGGCGGAGCGGCTGCCCCGGTACGAGCGGGTCAAGCTGCGGCCCAACACCTTCCGCGACCAGACGCAGTCCGCGCTGTGGGAGTTCCGCTGGACCGAGCGGAAGGAGCACCCGGGGCCGCGCCGGGCGATCGACCAGATGTACTTCGGCGACAACGGCACCGAGTACGCGCTCTACATGTCGGGGCCGGCCGAGGACTGGTCCGAGACCCGGGAGCAGTTCGACACCATGCTGCGCGGCTGGCGGCCGCCGCCGGAGTGA